The nucleotide window TAGCGCTGCACCGATGCTTCGCGGTCGTCTTCTTCGGCAAGGCTTCGGGCATCCACGGGTATTTCCCCGCCCGAAATGGACGCGAGCGTGACGTTCGCGCCCGCGTCGCGGAACGCGTAGTAGGGCGTTGTCAGTTCTTCCAGCCAGAGGCCGGTGGGCTCGCCGTCACTCATGCGCCTGGCAGAGGTGGCGATGATGAGGATATTGGAGTGCGTCATGATCGTCTCCTTTTCAAAATCGACTGGTGACGCACCCGATTGCGTCGGGGCGCCTTCAGTGCGTTCATGTTTCTGCAGTTTGAACGCGCGAACGAGGAGGAGATTTCCATCGGAGCACGAATTCTTGAAGGACCGGGAGAAACGGGTCCCGACATCCGTGGAAACGGGTTTGAAAATTCTGCTTCGTTGGCGCAGTCTGCAGCCCAGCCCCGGACAAGGAGATGTACCATGCTTCAGACTGGACACCACGATACAGTGGCGAACATCGCCCATTGGAAAGAGCGGGTGGAACTGGCGGCGGCGTTTCGCTGGACCGCGCGGCTGAACATGCACGAGGCCGTGGCGAACCATTTCAGCCTGTCGGTGAATGCGGACGGCACGCAGTTCCTGATGAATCCCAACCAGGTGCATTTCAGCCGGGTCAAGGCATCGGACCTGCTGTTGATCGACGCCAACGACCCAGAGACGCTGGAGCGCCCCGGTGCGCCGGACCCGACCGCATGGGGCCTGCATGGCGGGGTGCATCGGGCGTGCCCGCATCACCGTTGCCTGATGCATGTGCATTCGATCCACGCCACGGTGCTGGCCAGCCTGGCCGACAGCCGCCTTCCACCGATCGACCAGAACTGCGCCACGTTCTTCAACCGCTACGTCATCGACAACGGCTATGGAGGGCTTGCCTTCGAGGACGAGGGCGCACGCTGCGCGGCGATGCTGGGGGACCCGGCCAAGAAAGTGATGATCATGGGTAATCACGGCATCCTGGTGATGGGCGATACCGTCGCCGATTGCTTCAACCGCATGTACTACTTCGAGCGGGCCGCCGAGACCTATATCCGCGCGTTGCAGACGGGACAGCCGTTGCGGGTGCTGTCGGACGAGGTGGCCGAAAAGACCGCGCGCGAGATGGAAGACTATCCGGAGCAGGGCGACCGGCACCTGGCGGAACTGATGGCGATTCTCGACGCGGAAGGGTCGGATTACGCGGCGTGAAGCGGGGTGGGCCAAATCTTTTACGGAAAAGATTTGGCAAAAGCTTTGATAAAGCTTTTGCCGTCAGGCGCGGCCGGCTTCGGACGAGAGCGTAACGGAGCTGACGCCCAGTTTTTGCAGGGCGGATTCCCACTTGCTGCCGTCGGCGTGGGAGAAGACGATTTCCTTGTCGGCCTCGACCGTAAGCCAGGCGTTCTGGGACAATTCGCTTTCCAGCTGGCCGGGGCCCCAGCCGGCATAGCCCAAGGCCACGATGTTGCGTAGCGGGCCGCGGCCGAGCGCCAAGTCCTCCAATATGTCCATCGTCGCGGTCATGGCGAATTCGTCATTCACGTCGAGTGTGGAGATGGCCGAATGGTAGCCGTAATCATGCAGCACGAAACCCCGGCCGTGTTCAACCGGGCCTCCGAAATGCACGGGCAGGTTGGTCATGTCGCGCCCCTGCGCGATGTCGAGTTGGTCCAGAAGGTCGCTGAGGCGCAGATCATCGGCGCGCTTGTTGACGATGAGGCCCATGGCGCCCTCGGGCGAATGGGCGCAGATGAACACCACCGACTGTGCGAAGCGGTCGTCGCCCATGGCGGGCATGGCGATCAGCAGTTTTCCGGTCAGGTCAATGTCGCTCAAGGCGGTCCCCGGTGGTTGGTTGCAGAACCCATGATGGGGGTGCGGGGCGCTCTGTGCAACCATCCCACCTTGAGAGTGGCGGGATTTCTCGCTTCAATGTGAATTGGCAAAGCCGGTGAAACCCGCCATGAGAGGCGTCATGCGAAAGATCATGACCCTATTGAAAGCTGCTCTTCTGGCCATGTGCGCCGGATCCGTTTCGGCCCAGGATACCGCGGACATGGTGCGGGTCGAGGTGCTGCCGGGATGGCGGGCGGCGGATGGCAGCCACTACGCGGGCCTGCGGCTGGACCTTGCGCCGGGATGGAAAACCTATTGGCGCAGTCCGGGCGAGGCCGGGGTGCCGCCGCTTTTCAACTGGCAGGGGTCGCGCAACCTGTCAGGCGTCGACGTGATCTGGCCCGCGCCCAAGCCGGTGCCGCAATTCGGGTTCATGACGATCGGCTATGACCATGACGTGGTGGTGCCGCTGCGCATTCGCCCCAAGGCGGGCGGGCGCGACGTGCGTCTTGAGGGTCAGTTGGAGATCGGGGTGTGCAAGGACATCTGCGTGCCGATCAGCGTGAACGTGGCGCAGGTGTTGCCAGGTGCCGCGAAAAAGCCGGATCCGGCCATCGTGGCAGCCCTGACCGAGCGGCCCTATGGCGCCGAGGAGGCCGGCGTTCGAAGCGTGGCCTGCCGGCTGTCGCCCGTCGAGGGGGGCGTCGAGTTGATCGCGACGATCCGGATGCCGAAACTGGGCGTGTCGGAATACGCGGTGGTCGAGGCGGGTGATCCGAGGCTTTGGGTCTCTGCGCCCGAAACGACCCGCCAGGGGGAAACATTGGTAACGCGTGCAGTTCTGAGCCATGTCGACGGGCGGTCGTTTGCAGTCGACCGCCGGAGCCTGCGGTTTACGGTGCTGAGCCGGGGCAGCGCGGTGGATATTCAGGGCTGCTCGGCGGGCTGACGGCGCAGGGCGTGGCGGATCGCGACCACCGCATAGAGCAGCAGAACGATCAACAGGCTTCCAACGGCGAAGAGCAGCAGCGCCGTAGGCATCGGCGCGGCGAGGGCCAGTCCGGAGAGCGGCCCTGGCAGGCTGCCGGTGACCGCCGCTGCGCCTAGCGTGCCGGCGAAGAGTGCCGCGATGGCCAGTCCGCCCGCCAGCATGACACCGCGCAATTCCCCGGGTTTGGAGCGCAGGGCGCGGCGCAGGGAGGCGGTCTGGCGCGCGACGTCGGACTGGATGGCGATGATCGCGGGCACCAGCAGCAGGACGAGGACCATGCCGAAGGCGAGGCCGTAGACCAGCGTGATGACCGTGGGCTTGATGAACTGCGCTTGGGTCGATTGCTCGAAGAGAAGCGGGGCGAGGCCCAACACCGTGGTGAGCGTGGTCAGCATGACGGGGCGCAGGCGGTCGACGGCGCCTTCGATGATCGCGGGCACGATGCCGCGCTCCTTGGCGTAGTCGTCGATGGTGGTCACCAGCACGATCGAGTCGTTGATGATGATTCCGGTCATGCCCAGAAGCCCCACCACGGTGAACATCGAAAGGGGCACCTCCCAGAAGGCATGACCGTAGATCGTGCCGACAAGGCCGAAGGGGATTATGGACATCACCACGATGGGCCGCGTCCAACTGGCGAAGACCCAGGCGAGGACGAGGTAGATGCCGGTCAGCGTCAGGATCAGTCCCAGCCGCGCGTCGTTCAGAAACTCGTTTTCCTGCTCGGCAAGTCCGCCCAGTTGCCACTCGACCTGGTGAACGCTGGCGATGCGGGGGAGGATCTCGGTTTCCAGCGCGGTGCTGATTTCGGCGGCGCGGGCGGGGTCGTCCTCGGAGATATCGCCGGTGACGTTGATGTGACGGATGCCGTTTTCGCGCCTGATGGTGGAAAAGCCCACGCGCTCGGTCGCGCTGACGATATCGGCCAGCGGCAGGTAGGCCCCGGTGGGTGCGCGGACCTGCATCCGTTCGAGGAAGTCGGCGGTGAGTTCGGACTCGGGCACCTCGACGCGGATCTCGGCGCTGCGGGCGCTGTCGGGATAGGTCGCGGCCTCGATCCCGTTCAGGCGGTGGCGCAGGACGGTGCCGAGATCGTCGATGGTAAAGCCGAGCGCCTGGCCCTGCGGCGTAAGTTCGAGGATCAGTTCCTGCTTGTCATAGGCCAGATTGTCCTCGACCGCCGACACCTCGGGGTAGTCGAGCAGGGCGGACTTGAGCGCCTCGGAGGCGTCCTTGAGCGTCTCGGCGCTGGCGCCGTAGAATTCCACGTCGAGCGCGTCGCCGCCGGGACCCGAGCGCCAGCCGCGAAAGCTGAGTTCCTCGGTCAGGGGGTGACGGGGGACGGCATCCTGCAACTCGGCCACGAAGGCGAAGGAGGAATAGGGGCGCAGGTCGGGGTCGATCAGTTCGATGGATATGCCGCCCAGTTGGTCGGGTTCCTTGGTGTCGGCCCCGGCGAGGCCGCCGCCGGAATTGCCGCCGATCTGGGCGATGGCGAACTTGATGGGGTTGGCGCCGTAGCGTTCTTCGTAATCGGCGCCGAGGTCTTCGACAGCGGTCTGGATCTGGTGCATCATTGCAATCGTGTCGTCGCGCGTGGCGCCGGGGGCCATGGAGAAGTTGCCGGTCACGCTGCCGCGCTCGGGGGCGTTGAAAAAGCGCCATTGCACGTCGCCCCTGATGAAGAGCGCGGCCTGCGCGGCCAGGAGCACGACAATGCCGGCAAGCACGGGGTAACGGGCGCGGATGACCAGCGCCATGAAGGGCCGGAAGGCGCGTTCGCGCAGCCAGACGAAGCCACGGTTCACGGTCCGGGAGGGCCAGTCGTACCAGCGTTCCTTGCCCGCATGGGTCAGCGCATGGGACATGTGGTGTGGTAAAATCAGAAAGCATTCCACCAGCGAGGCCATCAGCACGACAATCACGGTGAAGGGGATGTCGATGATGAGGTCCCCGAAGCGCCCGCCGATGGCCACCAGCCCGAAGAAGGCAATGAGCGTGGTGAGGGTGGCGGAAAAGACCGGCAGGGCCATGCGTTGCGCCGCGCGTTCGGCGGCCTGCACGGGGTTTTCGCGGTACTTGCGCACCCGCGCGTCGGCGTGTTCGCCCACGACGATGGCGTCGTCCACCACGATGCCCAGCGTGATGATGAGCGCGAAAAGCGAGATCATGTTGATGGTCAGCCCTGCGGCGTACATCAGCGCGATGGCCGCCAGCATCGCCACGGGAATGCCCGCCGCCACCCAGAAGGCGGTGCGTGCATTCAAGAACAGGAACAGCAGCGAGACCACCAGCAGTAGGCCGGTCAGCCCGTTGTCCAAGAGCATGTCGAGACGGCCCGAGATGGCGTCGGAGCGGGTGTTGATGAGCGTGAGTTCCGTGCCTTCGGGCAGGGTGGCTTCCATACGGGCGGCGATTTCCTCGACCTGAGCCTGGATGGCGAGGGCGTCGCCGTTGGCGGAGCGGTCGACCCGGATCTGAAGGGCTGGGTTGTCGCCGACGAAGTACTGGCGTTCGCGGTCGATGCCTTCGACGCGCACGTCGGCCACGTCGCCGATGGTAAGCTTGGAGCCGTCGGGATTGGAACGCAGGATCAGCGCCTCGATTTGGTCGGTGGCGCGTTTCTCGGTGCCGATGCGGACGCGGGTGGCGCCGCCGGTGACGTCGCCCGCCGGGTCGGTGTCGGCCTCGGCGGCGATCACGGCGGCGATCTCGGCCATGGTGATGTCGTAGGCGATGAGGTTGGTGGTAGGCACCTCGACGATAGTGTGCGGGGCGGCGACACCCTGAAGCGTGGTGCGGGTGACGCCGGCATCGTAGAGCCGCGTCACCAGCTCGTCGGCGAACTGCCCCAGCTGCGGCGTGGCGACGGGGCCGGTGAGGACGATATCGGTGACGCGGTCGCGCCACGCGCCGCGGGTGACGCGGGGTTCCTCGGCCTCTTCGGGCAGGTCGGTGATGCTGTCGACGGCAGCCGACACATCGTCGGCGGCACGGCCCATGTCCCAGCCCGGCTCGAACTCGAGCTGGATGCTGGCGGTGTTCTCGCGCGAGGTGGCTTGCGAGGTTTCCACGCCCTCGACGGCCAGCAGCGCGGGTTCCAGCACCTGCACGATGCCGGCGTCGATATCCTCGGCGCTGGCGCCGTCCCAGAGGACCGAAACGCTGACCTCGTCGATAATGACGTCCGGGAAGAATTGGGCCTGCATCCGGGGGGCGGCAGCAAGGCCAAGGACCACGAGCACCACGAGCAGCAGGTTCGCCGCCGTGGGGTGGCGAGTGAAATAGGACAGGATGCCGCCGGCGCGGTCTGGCAGGTCACGGACCATGGGTTAACTGCCCATGCGGCGTTCGAGCCGTTCGACAGTCTGCGCCGGAACCTGTGGTTGCTCCAGCTGGCCCAAGAGCCGGGTC belongs to Roseovarius sp. THAF27 and includes:
- a CDS encoding efflux RND transporter permease subunit, producing the protein MVRDLPDRAGGILSYFTRHPTAANLLLVVLVVLGLAAAPRMQAQFFPDVIIDEVSVSVLWDGASAEDIDAGIVQVLEPALLAVEGVETSQATSRENTASIQLEFEPGWDMGRAADDVSAAVDSITDLPEEAEEPRVTRGAWRDRVTDIVLTGPVATPQLGQFADELVTRLYDAGVTRTTLQGVAAPHTIVEVPTTNLIAYDITMAEIAAVIAAEADTDPAGDVTGGATRVRIGTEKRATDQIEALILRSNPDGSKLTIGDVADVRVEGIDRERQYFVGDNPALQIRVDRSANGDALAIQAQVEEIAARMEATLPEGTELTLINTRSDAISGRLDMLLDNGLTGLLLVVSLLFLFLNARTAFWVAAGIPVAMLAAIALMYAAGLTINMISLFALIITLGIVVDDAIVVGEHADARVRKYRENPVQAAERAAQRMALPVFSATLTTLIAFFGLVAIGGRFGDLIIDIPFTVIVVLMASLVECFLILPHHMSHALTHAGKERWYDWPSRTVNRGFVWLRERAFRPFMALVIRARYPVLAGIVVLLAAQAALFIRGDVQWRFFNAPERGSVTGNFSMAPGATRDDTIAMMHQIQTAVEDLGADYEERYGANPIKFAIAQIGGNSGGGLAGADTKEPDQLGGISIELIDPDLRPYSSFAFVAELQDAVPRHPLTEELSFRGWRSGPGGDALDVEFYGASAETLKDASEALKSALLDYPEVSAVEDNLAYDKQELILELTPQGQALGFTIDDLGTVLRHRLNGIEAATYPDSARSAEIRVEVPESELTADFLERMQVRAPTGAYLPLADIVSATERVGFSTIRRENGIRHINVTGDISEDDPARAAEISTALETEILPRIASVHQVEWQLGGLAEQENEFLNDARLGLILTLTGIYLVLAWVFASWTRPIVVMSIIPFGLVGTIYGHAFWEVPLSMFTVVGLLGMTGIIINDSIVLVTTIDDYAKERGIVPAIIEGAVDRLRPVMLTTLTTVLGLAPLLFEQSTQAQFIKPTVITLVYGLAFGMVLVLLLVPAIIAIQSDVARQTASLRRALRSKPGELRGVMLAGGLAIAALFAGTLGAAAVTGSLPGPLSGLALAAPMPTALLLFAVGSLLIVLLLYAVVAIRHALRRQPAEQP
- a CDS encoding protein-disulfide reductase DsbD domain-containing protein gives rise to the protein MTLLKAALLAMCAGSVSAQDTADMVRVEVLPGWRAADGSHYAGLRLDLAPGWKTYWRSPGEAGVPPLFNWQGSRNLSGVDVIWPAPKPVPQFGFMTIGYDHDVVVPLRIRPKAGGRDVRLEGQLEIGVCKDICVPISVNVAQVLPGAAKKPDPAIVAALTERPYGAEEAGVRSVACRLSPVEGGVELIATIRMPKLGVSEYAVVEAGDPRLWVSAPETTRQGETLVTRAVLSHVDGRSFAVDRRSLRFTVLSRGSAVDIQGCSAG
- a CDS encoding class II aldolase and adducin N-terminal domain-containing protein, which produces MLQTGHHDTVANIAHWKERVELAAAFRWTARLNMHEAVANHFSLSVNADGTQFLMNPNQVHFSRVKASDLLLIDANDPETLERPGAPDPTAWGLHGGVHRACPHHRCLMHVHSIHATVLASLADSRLPPIDQNCATFFNRYVIDNGYGGLAFEDEGARCAAMLGDPAKKVMIMGNHGILVMGDTVADCFNRMYYFERAAETYIRALQTGQPLRVLSDEVAEKTAREMEDYPEQGDRHLAELMAILDAEGSDYAA
- a CDS encoding YqgE/AlgH family protein; the encoded protein is MDLTGKLLIAMPAMGDDRFAQSVVFICAHSPEGAMGLIVNKRADDLRLSDLLDQLDIAQGRDMTNLPVHFGGPVEHGRGFVLHDYGYHSAISTLDVNDEFAMTATMDILEDLALGRGPLRNIVALGYAGWGPGQLESELSQNAWLTVEADKEIVFSHADGSKWESALQKLGVSSVTLSSEAGRA